In Drosophila santomea strain STO CAGO 1482 chromosome 3L, Prin_Dsan_1.1, whole genome shotgun sequence, a single window of DNA contains:
- the LOC120448362 gene encoding LOW QUALITY PROTEIN: uncharacterized protein LOC120448362 (The sequence of the model RefSeq protein was modified relative to this genomic sequence to represent the inferred CDS: inserted 1 base in 1 codon) has translation MPERPEKPMELIKPPRMSAVWFSTGPEVGGGSASRESTNCNININSNSNSDISNQSNKDEKSLASWLHEEISLECQLGKNLFIFGSNELTERQXGPTELMDRLADGHCVGRTGNCERFHTNQDDR, from the exons ATGCCAGAGAGGCCAGAAAAGCCCATGGAGCTAATTAAGCCGCCTCGCATGAGTGCTGTGTGGTTTTCCACGGGGCCAGAGGTTGGGGGTGGCTCTGCATCAAGGGAAAGCACTAActgcaacatcaacatcaacagcaacagcaacagcgacaTTAGCAACCAGAGCAACAAAGATGAGAAATCGCTGGCTTCCTGGCTTCATGAAGAAATAAGTCTAGAGTGCCAGTTGGGGAAAAACTTGTTCATCTTTGGCTCTAACGAGCTAACGGAGCGAC GCGGACCAACCGAACTGATGGACAGACTGGCGGACGGACACTGCGTTGGACGGACGGGCAACTGTGAGCGATTCCACACAAATCAAGACGATAGGTAA
- the LOC120448363 gene encoding LOW QUALITY PROTEIN: uncharacterized protein LOC120448363 (The sequence of the model RefSeq protein was modified relative to this genomic sequence to represent the inferred CDS: deleted 1 base in 1 codon), with translation MQRLCCCQTNNETICLFVDICISQRSSGQKKKSMDASPPHKNADLKCAKDFAMDSAISTTSRGLNSTRGNHICKHIPCWMAVM, from the exons ATGCAACGTTTGTGTTGCTGTCAAACAAATAACGAAACGATTTGCTTATTTGTTgatatttgcatttcgcaaCGGTCTTCGGGGCAGAAGAAGAAGTCAATGGATGCC TCTCCTCCCCACAAGAATGCAGATCTCAAGTGTGCTAAAGATTTCGCAATGGACTCTGCGATTTCTACGACCTCTCGGGGCTTGAACTCCACACGAGGAAATCACATATGTAAGCATATTCCCTGCTGGATGGCTGTGATGTAA
- the LOC120448361 gene encoding uncharacterized protein LOC120448361, whose product MDDSVQEEYARDSRYNRQRELAKRRLLFWAGRLQMMPHEVEGMSDGELNLRFENIKRKEAAFELRKIDFERWEKINQLRYLMYEEQRKYNERYGSGGASIWCILAMAQHDLEEKLQINHLRGSCQRFPSPMSLMEEERTRGGRQRLLEPVRSSLCGCISDSDDDLFTRNPERYKQTHKEPLKNRFLPLFNEYCNPQAKSEDSCTCDGEPSSLGFCPLCNKEHLRLPPPF is encoded by the coding sequence ATGGATGATTCAGTCCAAGAGGAGTATGCTCGTGATTCGCGTTACAATCGCCAGCGCGAATTGGCCAAACGGCGACTTCTTTTCTGGGCAGGACGTTTACAGATGATGCCCCACGAGGTGGAAGGGATGTCTGATGGGGAGCTCAACCTAAGGTTTGAAAACATAAAGAGGAAGGAAGCTGCGTTTGAACTGCGAAAAATTGACTTTGAGCGCTGGGAAAAAATCAACCAGTTAAGATACCTCATGTACGAAGAGCAGAGAAAGTACAACGAGCGTTATGGATCCGGTGGTGCGTCCATCTGGTGCATCCTGGCAATGGCCCAGCACGATCTCGAGGAGAAACTCCAAATAAATCACCTGCGAGGGAGTTGCCAGCGTTTTCCCTCACCCATGTCTTTAATGGAGGAGGAACGTACTCGTGGGGGAAGGCAGAGATTGCTGGAACCAGTGAGATCTAGCCTATGTGGCTGTATTTCAGATTCAGATGATGATCTCTTTACTCGCAACCCAGAAAGATATAAACAAACCCACAAGGAACCCCTTAAAAATCGCTTTTTACCccttttcaacgaatattGCAATCCTCAAGCCAAAAGTGAAGATTCCTGTACATGTGATGGGGAACCATCAAGTCTGGGCTTTTGTCCTCTCTGCAACAAGGAACACCTGCGCTTGCCACCTCCTTTCTGA